One genomic segment of Oncorhynchus keta strain PuntledgeMale-10-30-2019 unplaced genomic scaffold, Oket_V2 Un_scaffold_938_pilon_pilon, whole genome shotgun sequence includes these proteins:
- the LOC118363881 gene encoding cytidine and dCMP deaminase domain-containing protein 1 produces MATTDTVQSNQYLKPTCAASCNCKGYRDVREASTQTDTKVQGHGPRLSKVNLFTLLSLWMELFPKEEPEDINQNEFTRGTGLVVVRDQRVVGLHCSGPELHVGQVAMIRHGPRLAASDLYFSRRPCATCLKMLINAGVSRISFWPGDPEMSLLAVRPNGTDSISQEAMRDAIASENLKSNSRPHISVVVQPVAPGLQQFVEETSRGCDFMERMLGDDPELDAGDFYRKQRRRNLDTFSEEFLIPHEQCHRDILTKIGLDNFCTEPYFSNLRQNMRELVGVLASVVASVPLLQHGFYKKDSQPATSEQPQTQGVSQEIARHCIVQARLLAYRTEDPKVGVGAVIWAEGKSGGCDGTGRLYLVGCGYNAYPVGSEYGQYPQMDTKQQDRQRRKYRYIIHAEQNALTFRSEEIREEENTMLFVTKCPCDECVPLIRGAGIKQIYTTDLDSGKDKGDISYLRFPGLQGVLKFIWQKSSLARRAAEPAGLHLANGCEGKHGRQPEQALQSNKRLRSATNPDLSPVC; encoded by the exons ATGGCAACGACGGATACTGTACAGTCGAACCAATATTTGAAACCAACCTGTGCCGCTTCATGCAACTGTAAAGGATATCGCGATGTAAGGGAAGCCAGCACACAAACCGACACCAAAGTACAAG GTCATGGACCCAGGCTGTCCAAGGTTAACCTCTTCACCCTGCTGAGTTTATGGATGGAACTTTTCCCCAAGGAGGAACCAGAAGACATAAACCAGAATGAGTTT ACGCGGGGTACAGGCCTGGTGGTGGTTCGGGACCAGAGGGTGGTGGGTCTCCACTGCTCCGGTCCAGAGCTCCACGTGGGGCAGGTAGCTATGATCAGACACGGGCCCAGGCTGGCTGCCTCAGACCTCTACTTCTCTAGGAGACCCTGCGCTACCTGCCTCAAGATGCTTATCAATG CTGGGGTGAGCCGCATCTCCTTCTGGCCTGGTGACCCTGAGATGAGTCTGCTAGCGGTCAGGCCTAATGGGACGGACTCCATTTCCCAGGAGGCCATGCGGGACGCCATTGCGTCCGAGAATCTGAAGTCCAACAGCCGGCCCCACATTAGTGTGGTGGTACAGCCCGTGGCCCCTGGTCTGCAGCAGTTTGTGGAGGAGACCTCCAGGGGGTGTGACTTCATGGAGAGGATGTTGGGGGACGACCCCGAATTGGACGCTGGGGACTTCTACAGGAAGCAGAGGAGACGGAACCTGGACACTTTCTCCGAAGAGTTCCTAATCCCACACGAACAGTGCCACCGTGACATTCTCACCAAAATAG GTCTGGATAACTTCTGCACGGAGCCGTACTTCTCCAACCTGCGTCAGAACATGAGGGAGCTGGTCGGGGTTCTGGCTTCAGTAGTTGCTAGTGTGCCTCTTCTCCAGCATGGATTCTACAAGAAGGACTCCCAGCCTGCAACCTCAGAGCAGCCCCAGACTCAGGGAGTGTCCCAGGAGATTGCCAGACACTGCATCGTACAGGCCAGACTGTTGGCCTACAGAACAG AGGACCCTAAGGTTGGGGTTGGTGCTGTCATTTGGGCAGAAGGGAAATCA GGTGGTTGTGATGGTACGGGGCGGCTGTACCTGGTGGGTTGTGGGTACAACGCCTACCCAGTGGGCTCAGAGTATGGACAGTACCCCCAGATGGACACCAAACAGCAGGACCGCCAGAGGAGGAAGTACCGCTACATCATCCACGCTGAGCAGAACGCACTCACCTTCag GAGTGAAGAGATCCGTGAGGAGGAGAACACCATGCTGTTTGTGACTAAGTGTCCGTGTGATGAGTGTGTCCCTCTGATCCGAGGAGCTGGGATCAAGCAGATCTACACCACTGACCTGGACAGCGGCAAAGACAAGGGAGACATCTCCTACCTCAGATTCCCCGGCCTCCAAGGAGTCCTGAAGTTCATT TGGCAGAAGTCCTCTCTAGCCAGGAGAGCCGCTGAACCTGCTGGTCTTCATCTAGCCA ATGGATGTGAGGGGAAGCATGGGAGACAGCCTGAACAGGCCCTTCAATCCAATAAGAGGTTACGGTCGGCAACAAATCCAGACCTTTCCCCTGTTTGTTGA
- the LOC118363880 gene encoding calcium-binding protein 39-like has protein sequence MPLFGKSHKNPADIVRTLKENMAILVKQDKKTDKASEEVSKCLVAMKEILYGTGDKEPHTETVAQLAQELYNSGLLISLVENLQVIDFEGKKDVCQIFNNILRRQIGTRSPTVEYFCSHQEVLFVLQKGYETPGSALNCGIMLRECIRHEPLAKLVLHSEHFQHFFNYVEMETFDIASDAFATFKDLLTRHKVLVAEYLEQNYDAIFDQYEKLLHSDNYVTKRQSLKLLGELLLDRHNFTVMTRYISKPENLKLMMNLLRDKSPNIQFEAFHVFKVFVANPNKTQPIIDILLKNQPKLIDFLSNFQKDRMDDEQFNDEKTYLIKQIRDLKKPAS, from the exons ATGCCGCTGTTCGGTAAATCCCACAAGAATCCCGCCGACATCGTCCGGACTCTGAAGGAGAACATGGCCATCCTGGTCAAACAAGACAAGAAAACAGATAAG GCATCAGAGGAGGTGTCTAAGTGTCTTGTGGCCATGAAGGAGATACTATATGGGACCGGTGACAAGGAGCCTCACACAGAGACTGTGGCCCAGTTGGCCCAGGAGCTCTACAACAGCGGCCTGCTCATCTCCCTGGTGGAAAACCTGCAGGTCATCGACTTTGAG GGGAAGAAGGACGTGTGTCAGATCTTCAACAACATCCTGCGGAGGCAGATCGGCACCCGCAGCCCCACTGTCGAGTACTTCTGCTCTCACCAAGAGGTGCTGTTTGTGCTGCAAAAAGG GTATGAGACCCCTGGGTCTGCGCTGAACTGTGGCATCATGCTGAGGGAGTGTATCAGACATGAGCCACTGGCCAAGCTGGTTCTCCACTCAGAACACTTCCAGCACTTCTTCAATTACGTAGAGATGGAGACCTTCGACATCGCCTCAGACGCTTTCGCCACCTTCAAG GACCTGCTCACAAGACACAAGGTCCTGGTAGCTGAATATCTAGAACAGAATTATGATGCC ATCTTTGACCAGTATGAGAAGTTATTACACTCTGATAACTATGTGACAAAGAGACAGTCATTAAAG TTGTTGGGAGAGCTTCTGTTGGACAGGCATAACTTCACAGTGATGACCCGGTACATCAGCAAGCCTGAGAACCTGAAGCTGATGATGAACCTACTGAGGGACAAGAGCCCTAACATACAATTTGAGGCCTTCCACGTATTCAAG GTGTTTGTGGCGAACCCCAACAAGACGCAGCCCATCATAGACATCCTGCTGAAGAACCAGCCCAAACTCATCGACTTCCTTAGCAACTTCCAGAAGGACCGCATGGACGACGAGCAATTCAACGACGAGAAGACCTACCTAATCAAACAGATCCGAGACCTAAAGAAACCCGCCTCTTAA